The Temnothorax longispinosus isolate EJ_2023e chromosome 4, Tlon_JGU_v1, whole genome shotgun sequence genome has a window encoding:
- the LOC139811433 gene encoding uncharacterized protein, producing MEAGVKFPPKSSKSKICCSVFGCNSKARNNPELSFHHFPKAGEIKVNKLNIFGQNELIDRRVLWERILKIGRKVTPSMRVCSLHFIKDDYYVFTRPDFPAGARFLKKTSVPSVNLPLSSVQTTNVSNNKITERQIRLENRQKNIKLNAKEKDTECNCFLTEEDNIAVQNDTFLVEEVNIEEKSSDVPQKKILIDVEIQVKSGDLIENCFLHFLKTDKELSTATGIQNFELFDSIVAAVKIAAPHLNTGVLSIRERVLMTFMKLKQNLSYSFLSILFPTISVRYCSEIICNMLDILSKILEPCIHFPSGDEILRNMPLCFANYPNTRIILDCTEIEIQRPKNLCCQITTYSTYKGRYTIKFMTGVTPGGIISFVSKAYGGRASDKAIFEQSLLLQRLEKGVSVMVDKGFLIDELCCDYDVKLIRPPFLKDKVQFSENDAVENADIASARVHVERLNQRLKVFEILGSKMSSCLVPKSEKIITILCAVVNLSSPIFKDDKFHS from the exons ATGGAGGCCGGAGTGAAATTTCCACCAAAAAGCTCGAAAAGCAAAATATGTTGCTCTGTTTTCGGTTGCAATAGCAAAGCTCGAAATAACCCGGAATTAAGTTTTCACCACTTTCCTAAAGCCGGTGAAATAAAAGTCAATAAACTAAACATATTTGGACAAAATGAACTTATTGACAGGAGAGTGTTGTGGgagagaattttaaaaatcggcaGAAAAGTAACACCAAGTATGCGAGTTTGCTCACTTCATTTCATCAAAGATGACTACTATGTATTCACAAGACCAG attttccaGCTGGAGCAaggtttttgaaaaaaactaGTGTACCATCTGTTAATTTGCCACTTTCCAGCGTACAGACTActaatgtttcaaataataaaattactgaaaGGCAAATTCGACTGGAAAATcgtcagaaaaatattaaattaaatgcgaAGGAAAAAGACACCGAGTGCAATTGTTTTCTGACTGAAGAGGATAATATTGCTGTTCAGAATGATACATTCCTTGTTGAAGAAGTtaatatagaagaaaaatcCAGCGATGTTcctcagaaaaaaattttaattgatgttGAAATACAAGTAAAAAGTGgagatttaattgaaaattgctttttacattttttaaagactGATAAAGAATTGAGCACTGCCACCGGgattcaaaattttgaattgtttGATAGTATCGTAGCTGCTGTTAAAATAGCTGCACCACACTTAAACACTGGTGTATTAAGTATTCGTGAAAGAGTTTTAATGACTTTTATGAAACTGAAACAGAATTTAAGTTATTCGTTTCTATCTATTTTGTTCCCAACGATTAGTGTAAGATATTGTTCAGAGATTATTTGTAACATGTTggatattttaagtaaaattttagagCCATGTATTCACTTTCCATCAGGAGATGAAATCTTAAGGAATATGCCATTATGTTTTGCTAATTACCCTAATACTCGCATAATATTAGACTGCACcgaaatagaaatacaaagGCCAAAAAACTTATGTTGTCAAATAACAACTTACTCGACTTACAAAGGGAgatatactataaaatttatgactGGAGTAACACCAGGTGGTATAATATCTTTTGTCAGTAAAGCTTACGGAGGTAGAGCATCGGATAAAGCAATATTTGAACAGAGTCTTTTGTTGCAACGACTAGAGAAAGGTGTGTCGGTTATGGTAGACAAAGGTTTTCTGATAGATGAATTGTGTTGTGATTATGATGTGAAACTAATTAGACCGCCATTCCTTAAAGATAAGGttcaattttctgaaaatgaCGCTGTAGAGAATGCAGATATTGCAAGTGCAAGAGTGCATGTTGAAAGACTCAACCAAAGACTAAAAGTATTTGAAATACTGGGCAGTAAAATGTCCTCATGCCTTGTACCAAAGAGCGAGAAGATCATAACTATTCTATGTGCAGTAGTAAATCTAAGTAGTCCCATTTTCAAGGATGATAAATTTCactcttaa